A DNA window from Paenibacillus andongensis contains the following coding sequences:
- the ablA gene encoding lysine 2,3-aminomutase, which produces MERRDWKQVELWKNVTDEQWNDWLWQLTHTIRTLEDLKKVVNLTPEEEEGVRISTQTIPLNITPYYASLMNPDDPRCPIRMQSVPISAELLKTKYDLEDPLYEDEDSPTPGLTHRYPDRVLFLVTNQCSMYCRYCTRRRFSGQVGMGVPKKQLDDAIAYIRNTPEVRDVLLSGGDGLLINDNILEYILKNLRAIPHVEIIRIGTRAPVVFPQRITEHLCSMIKKYHPVWLNTHFNHPLEMTDEAKKSCEMLANAGVPLGNQSVILAGINDSTYIMKKLMHELVKIRVRPYYIYQCDLSEGIGHFRAPVSKGLEIIESLRGHTSGYAVPTFVVDAPGGGGKIALQPNYLISQSQDKVILRNYEGVIVGYPEPKNYIPGRADEYFNEINGIEKQPESTGIIALMKDEKFNLVPENLRRIGRRKIYQETPEHASLKDRRPKRDEMKDKLMKAQQKENKEDKNDKESIPSAEN; this is translated from the coding sequence ATGGAACGACGTGACTGGAAGCAAGTTGAGCTCTGGAAAAACGTAACGGATGAGCAGTGGAATGATTGGCTTTGGCAGCTGACACATACCATTCGTACCCTGGAAGATCTGAAGAAAGTCGTGAATTTAACCCCCGAGGAAGAAGAGGGTGTACGCATTTCAACGCAAACCATTCCTTTAAATATTACCCCCTATTACGCATCATTGATGAATCCAGATGACCCGCGATGCCCGATTCGCATGCAATCTGTTCCCATTTCCGCTGAATTATTAAAAACAAAATATGATCTCGAAGATCCCCTATACGAAGACGAAGACTCCCCTACTCCCGGTTTAACTCATCGTTATCCAGACAGGGTTCTATTTCTAGTAACGAATCAATGCTCGATGTACTGCAGATACTGCACACGCCGCCGCTTCTCCGGCCAGGTGGGCATGGGAGTTCCCAAAAAACAATTGGATGATGCGATTGCTTATATTCGAAATACACCAGAGGTGCGTGATGTTCTGCTTTCTGGCGGGGATGGGTTATTGATTAACGACAATATTTTGGAGTATATTTTGAAAAATTTACGGGCGATTCCCCATGTCGAGATCATCCGTATCGGCACGAGAGCCCCAGTTGTTTTCCCGCAGCGGATTACGGAGCATTTGTGCAGCATGATCAAAAAATATCATCCAGTTTGGCTGAATACCCATTTTAATCATCCTTTGGAAATGACGGACGAAGCAAAAAAGTCCTGCGAAATGCTAGCGAATGCCGGAGTTCCTTTAGGCAATCAGTCGGTCATTCTTGCCGGAATCAACGACAGCACCTATATTATGAAAAAGCTCATGCATGAACTTGTGAAAATACGGGTTCGTCCTTACTATATTTATCAATGTGATTTATCCGAAGGAATCGGCCATTTCCGGGCTCCTGTTTCCAAAGGTCTGGAAATTATCGAATCGCTTCGTGGCCATACCTCAGGGTACGCGGTACCGACTTTCGTCGTCGACGCTCCAGGCGGAGGCGGGAAAATTGCGCTTCAGCCGAACTATTTGATCTCGCAAAGCCAGGATAAGGTCATTCTGCGTAATTACGAAGGTGTCATCGTCGGTTACCCCGAGCCGAAAAACTATATCCCGGGCCGTGCTGACGAATATTTCAACGAAATCAACGGTATCGAGAAACAGCCTGAAAGCACCGGAATTATTGCGCTCATGAAAGATGAAAAATTTAACCTGGTGCCAGAAAATTTGCGCCGAATCGGCAGAAGGAAAATTTATCAGGAAACACCGGAGCACGCATCGTTGAAGGATCGCCGGCCAAAGAGGGATGAAATGAAAGACAAATTGATGAAAGCACAGCAGAAAGAGAATAAGGAAGATAAGAACGATAAAGAGAGTATTCCAAGTGCTGAAAACTGA
- a CDS encoding YokU family protein, with protein MNCMWCETEDIRESVKDCYWIMPDGRMSVQILDVPAIECSNCHTYVLESIAQQIEETLYWHDVSGLGTSFRYEDLLKAPRVKNMFLK; from the coding sequence ATGAATTGCATGTGGTGTGAAACAGAGGATATCCGGGAAAGCGTGAAAGATTGCTACTGGATCATGCCGGATGGGCGAATGTCGGTTCAAATTTTGGATGTCCCTGCTATCGAATGTTCCAACTGCCATACTTACGTATTGGAGAGTATTGCGCAGCAAATTGAAGAGACCTTATATTGGCATGATGTGTCCGGGCTTGGAACCTCATTTCGCTATGAAGATTTGCTGAAGGCTCCAAGGGTTAAGAATATGTTTCTCAAATAA
- a CDS encoding polysaccharide deacetylase family protein, producing MFKQNFIKYLCITFAFLVFCYALLNDKYKTSNGYHYSDRVAVLEYHHIDPIESEFTITPDTFKKHLEALKANHYHVISMKEFVNFLNGEGSVPPDAVVLTFDDGYESFYKYAYPALKEQNMTATNFIIVNYLGTNPGTPFLNWDEIQTMKSDGFDFYSHTFNSHDFADDQNGNPISPLTNPIYLKDQNRMETEEEYKQRVKFDLKKADEIIQMKLGNQDDLFCFPHGRYNKTLLDIGDQLGIKYYFTGLDGLNTPGTKLIKRVNVGSAHVTAKSLLRILNGETSVTGNLRIFLKNIVVKQRMSE from the coding sequence ATGTTTAAACAGAACTTTATAAAATACCTTTGTATAACATTCGCGTTCTTAGTATTTTGTTATGCACTATTAAATGATAAGTATAAAACCTCTAACGGATACCACTACAGCGACCGGGTTGCCGTTCTTGAATATCACCACATTGATCCTATCGAATCTGAATTCACCATTACTCCTGATACATTCAAAAAACATTTAGAAGCGCTGAAGGCTAATCATTATCATGTGATTTCAATGAAGGAGTTCGTTAATTTTCTAAATGGAGAAGGCTCTGTTCCCCCTGATGCCGTTGTACTTACTTTTGATGACGGGTATGAGTCTTTTTACAAATATGCCTATCCCGCTCTGAAAGAGCAAAACATGACGGCTACTAATTTCATTATTGTAAACTACTTAGGAACCAATCCTGGAACTCCTTTTTTGAACTGGGATGAAATTCAAACAATGAAGAGTGATGGTTTTGATTTTTACTCCCACACCTTTAATTCTCATGATTTTGCTGATGATCAAAACGGAAATCCTATTTCGCCCTTAACTAATCCTATCTATTTAAAAGACCAGAACAGAATGGAAACCGAGGAAGAATACAAACAACGAGTCAAATTTGATCTTAAAAAAGCAGATGAAATCATTCAAATGAAATTGGGGAATCAAGATGATTTATTTTGTTTTCCTCATGGGAGGTATAATAAAACACTTTTAGATATCGGGGATCAGCTAGGAATTAAGTATTACTTTACTGGGTTGGATGGGTTGAACACACCTGGAACTAAGTTAATAAAACGAGTAAATGTTGGATCAGCTCATGTTACAGCAAAAAGTCTACTTCGTATACTCAATGGAGAAACAAGCGTAACTGGAAATTTGAGAATATTCTTGAAAAACATTGTCGTAAAGCAGCGAATGAGTGAATAA
- the ablB gene encoding putative beta-lysine N-acetyltransferase codes for MPSHLPTYTNQVENGEEYKVSYCLDFLNKRLRVDDYLGNVDAICKRIVDIAKANALTKVFIKSREDDWQTFLSKGCMLEGIYKGYFNGGDAYCMALYDDLERRTSDYWMEEDQILKQVQTLRLKPDRPLVPAHCTLRIARMEDAEQLAVLYDHIFQTYPTPMNDPLYVEQTMREGTIYYLVETPDQLISAASAEINTVYANAEMTDCATLPAYRNQGLMRLLMHALEDELIARNITCAYSLSRALSFGMNAVFFQMGYRYYGRLTKNCDIYDKFEDMNLWTKMLK; via the coding sequence ATGCCAAGTCATCTCCCAACGTATACAAATCAGGTAGAAAATGGCGAGGAATATAAGGTAAGCTATTGCCTCGATTTCTTAAATAAGAGGCTGCGGGTGGATGACTATCTGGGTAATGTAGATGCCATCTGTAAGCGAATAGTCGACATTGCCAAAGCAAATGCGTTGACCAAAGTGTTTATCAAATCGAGAGAGGATGATTGGCAAACCTTTCTATCCAAAGGCTGTATGCTGGAGGGAATTTATAAAGGATATTTCAATGGTGGCGACGCTTACTGTATGGCGCTGTATGATGATCTTGAGCGGCGGACTAGCGATTATTGGATGGAGGAGGACCAAATTCTAAAGCAAGTGCAAACTCTTCGCCTCAAGCCGGATCGGCCCTTGGTTCCGGCACACTGTACACTGCGTATTGCTCGGATGGAGGATGCTGAGCAGCTTGCTGTTTTATACGATCACATATTTCAAACCTATCCGACACCGATGAACGATCCTTTGTACGTCGAACAAACCATGCGGGAGGGAACGATTTATTATCTCGTTGAAACGCCGGATCAATTGATTAGTGCCGCCTCCGCAGAGATCAATACGGTCTACGCCAATGCGGAAATGACGGATTGCGCTACACTCCCTGCGTATCGTAATCAAGGACTCATGAGATTACTTATGCATGCTTTGGAAGATGAATTGATCGCGCGAAACATCACTTGTGCTTACTCTTTATCCAGAGCCCTTTCTTTCGGTATGAATGCCGTTTTCTTCCAAATGGGGTACCGTTATTACGGCAGACTAACGAAAAATTGCGATATCTACGATAAATTTGAGGACATGAATTTGTGGACCAAAATGTTAAAGTAA
- a CDS encoding sigma-54 interaction domain-containing protein → MSEHNDHGAKYFEKMLNIIDVGVHLIDNKGITIFYNDKMAETDGFKREQVVGKNFFDLFPSLTNETSTFIKVLQTGIEIREKIQTYVSVTGKRITTINSTYPLVENGEIIGALEVAKDITSIVHLHDQILDLRHQIYESPFKDKKNPSSARYHFSDLIGKSEAFLHTVSFAKKASRTSSPVLLSGPTGTGKELFAQSIHNAGARRNRLFIAQNCAAVPNELMEGIMFGTTRGAFTGAVDRAGLFEQANGGTLFLDELNSLDLFLQAKLLRVLQDGIIRRVGGTQEQQVDVRIITAMNIDPKEALDKGLLRSDLFYRLNVVNLYLPPLVQRKEDIPLLTYHFIDTFNHMFGMKITSISPAALDRLMNYHWPGNIRELSHAIESTYNMMELECEIIEEYHLPSYFIGNPIKTTAHTRLSSPWSDEIATISAGRLTDKVRQMEKETITKALENHQYNVTLTAQALGIKRQALQYKLSRYGIVKKP, encoded by the coding sequence ATGTCCGAGCATAACGATCATGGAGCGAAGTATTTTGAGAAAATGTTGAATATCATTGATGTCGGTGTTCATCTGATCGATAACAAGGGAATAACCATTTTTTATAATGATAAAATGGCTGAAACCGATGGTTTTAAGCGAGAACAAGTGGTAGGAAAGAACTTCTTCGACCTTTTTCCTTCCCTAACGAATGAAACAAGCACCTTCATAAAAGTGCTGCAAACTGGCATAGAAATACGAGAAAAAATACAAACCTATGTCAGTGTCACCGGCAAACGGATCACGACTATTAATAGCACATATCCTCTTGTGGAAAATGGCGAGATCATCGGTGCCTTAGAAGTGGCCAAGGATATAACAAGCATTGTTCATCTCCACGACCAAATCCTTGATCTCAGGCATCAAATCTACGAATCACCGTTCAAAGATAAGAAAAACCCAAGCTCTGCTCGCTACCATTTCAGTGATTTAATTGGCAAAAGCGAAGCCTTCCTACATACCGTCTCCTTCGCCAAAAAGGCATCACGTACTAGTTCGCCTGTTTTGCTATCCGGACCTACCGGCACCGGCAAGGAATTGTTCGCCCAGAGCATACACAACGCCGGAGCTCGGCGAAACCGTTTATTTATTGCACAAAACTGCGCGGCAGTTCCCAACGAACTGATGGAAGGCATCATGTTCGGAACTACAAGAGGAGCGTTTACTGGCGCCGTTGACCGTGCTGGATTATTTGAGCAAGCTAACGGCGGAACTCTTTTTCTGGATGAGTTAAATAGTTTGGATTTATTCCTCCAAGCCAAACTATTGCGTGTGCTTCAAGACGGGATCATTCGCCGAGTCGGCGGAACACAGGAACAGCAAGTCGATGTCCGTATCATTACCGCCATGAATATAGATCCAAAGGAAGCGTTAGACAAAGGATTGTTGCGCAGCGATCTTTTCTACCGGCTAAATGTCGTGAATCTGTATCTTCCTCCGCTTGTGCAAAGAAAAGAAGATATTCCGCTACTCACCTACCACTTTATCGATACATTCAATCACATGTTCGGCATGAAAATAACTAGCATCTCCCCTGCTGCATTGGATCGCTTAATGAATTATCATTGGCCCGGCAATATACGGGAATTAAGTCATGCCATCGAATCCACCTATAATATGATGGAACTGGAATGTGAAATTATTGAAGAATATCATCTTCCTTCTTATTTCATAGGGAATCCTATAAAAACCACAGCTCATACCCGGCTATCCTCTCCGTGGAGCGACGAAATAGCAACCATCTCAGCTGGTAGATTGACCGATAAAGTGAGGCAAATGGAAAAGGAAACCATCACGAAAGCACTGGAAAATCATCAATATAACGTCACTCTCACCGCGCAAGCGCTAGGAATCAAGCGCCAAGCTTTACAGTATAAACTGAGTCGATACGGCATCGTGAAGAAGCCATAA
- a CDS encoding 3-oxoacid CoA-transferase subunit B: MGMGKETRVRIAKRAAGELKNGMAVNLGIGIPTQVADYVPEGIHVVFHAENGILGAGGGPLPGEEDAFLCNAGGYPVTITTGASYCDSSIAFAMIRRGCIDITILGALEVSERGDLANWIVPGKRVAGIGGAMELAQKAKKVIVLMNHVNRQGESKVKKQCDLPLTAQACVKMIITEMAVMEVTEQGLLLKEIMLPYTIEDVVSQTEAALIIPKNITYIP; the protein is encoded by the coding sequence ATGGGTATGGGAAAAGAAACCCGCGTCCGAATAGCAAAGCGGGCTGCTGGGGAATTAAAAAACGGCATGGCTGTCAATCTAGGAATCGGCATTCCGACCCAAGTTGCGGATTATGTTCCTGAAGGTATTCATGTCGTTTTTCATGCAGAAAATGGGATTTTAGGAGCAGGGGGTGGCCCGCTTCCGGGGGAAGAAGATGCTTTTCTCTGCAACGCAGGCGGATATCCCGTCACGATTACCACCGGTGCTTCCTACTGCGATAGCAGCATTGCTTTTGCCATGATTCGCAGAGGATGTATAGATATCACGATACTTGGCGCGTTAGAGGTCAGTGAGCGAGGGGATTTGGCCAATTGGATCGTGCCGGGGAAGCGGGTGGCAGGGATCGGAGGGGCGATGGAGCTTGCGCAAAAAGCCAAAAAAGTCATCGTTCTTATGAACCATGTCAATCGCCAGGGGGAATCCAAGGTTAAAAAACAATGTGACTTGCCACTAACAGCGCAAGCATGTGTCAAAATGATTATTACGGAAATGGCCGTGATGGAGGTCACAGAACAAGGATTGCTTTTAAAAGAAATCATGCTGCCTTATACGATAGAGGATGTTGTAAGTCAAACGGAAGCTGCATTAATCATTCCGAAGAACATCACGTACATTCCATAA
- a CDS encoding CoA transferase subunit A → MVRHENSHAVVDGKVRTLEEALQAITDGCTLMYGGFGGIGTPPTLIEGILQKGIKDLTLIGNDTGFPHIGIGRLVTAGRVKKVIASHIGSNPNAGQRMEDGTMEVVFHPQGTLAEKIRAGGVGLGGILVDVGIGTIMEQGKATVSIDDKKYLVEPALTADVAIVHAKKADPYGNLVYDKSGRNLNPLVAMAGNFTIAEVDEIVPLGELDPENIITPGIFVDMVILSKGVTWEWVWEKKPASE, encoded by the coding sequence ATGGTACGACATGAGAATTCACATGCGGTCGTAGACGGAAAAGTAAGGACCTTGGAAGAGGCGCTTCAAGCGATTACCGATGGCTGTACGTTGATGTATGGCGGGTTCGGCGGCATTGGAACGCCTCCGACGTTGATCGAAGGTATTTTGCAAAAGGGGATAAAAGATCTGACGCTCATTGGGAATGATACGGGGTTTCCGCATATTGGCATTGGTCGATTAGTCACAGCAGGGAGAGTAAAGAAAGTAATTGCCTCTCATATCGGCTCCAACCCTAATGCCGGCCAAAGGATGGAGGATGGCACCATGGAGGTGGTGTTTCACCCGCAAGGAACGCTAGCAGAAAAAATTCGGGCAGGCGGCGTAGGTCTTGGAGGGATACTGGTGGATGTCGGCATTGGAACGATCATGGAGCAAGGAAAAGCGACTGTGTCGATTGACGATAAAAAGTATCTGGTGGAGCCGGCACTAACAGCAGACGTTGCCATTGTTCATGCGAAAAAAGCCGATCCGTACGGGAATCTTGTCTATGATAAAAGCGGAAGAAATCTTAATCCATTGGTCGCCATGGCCGGAAATTTTACGATTGCTGAAGTCGATGAGATTGTACCGCTTGGCGAGCTTGACCCTGAAAACATTATAACGCCGGGCATTTTCGTGGATATGGTGATACTCAGCAAAGGGGTGACTTGGGAATGGGTATGGGAAAAGAAACCCGCGTCCGAATAG
- the rpoN gene encoding RNA polymerase factor sigma-54, whose product MRPGYGMFQQQAAKMRLTPHLRKAITILQLSTPELLEVVQQEMNDNPVLEFAGNEWDAYNTANKFHRANSGRAPIDVPMHQAASNEISLEKHLKEQLGFVKKISPSTRKIVVFMIGNLDNNGYLRATLNEISDVCKVDLIQAELALRILQGFEPAGIGARNLRECLLLQVQSLSQCFPLVSLLIRSHLKDVADYRIHKLSKILQVSAQEIQAAIEVIKGLNPRPGAAFHIEAIHYIIPEVIIEKTDEQLVVMIHQAAAPRLSLNGYYKQMGKESGGNMEATKFLSSKLNSAMFFLKCLEQRRKTIFRVAQAIVEEQTEFFWKGASYLKPMTLKHIADKLSVHESTVSRATSGKYAQTPWGIFELKYFFPSGLQMDLGDSVSSERIKTRIKEWIHGENRAKPYSDQQLTELMIQEGFQISRRTVTKYREELGISSSLRRKRI is encoded by the coding sequence ATGCGCCCAGGTTACGGAATGTTCCAACAACAAGCCGCCAAAATGCGGTTGACTCCGCACTTGCGAAAAGCTATAACGATCCTGCAGCTCTCGACACCGGAATTGCTGGAGGTTGTCCAGCAGGAGATGAATGATAACCCGGTATTGGAATTCGCCGGAAACGAATGGGATGCATATAACACAGCTAATAAATTCCATCGCGCAAACAGCGGTCGTGCCCCAATTGATGTCCCCATGCATCAAGCCGCATCGAACGAAATATCCCTGGAGAAGCATTTAAAGGAGCAGCTCGGCTTTGTAAAAAAGATCTCCCCATCTACTCGTAAAATCGTCGTGTTCATGATCGGAAATTTGGACAACAATGGCTATCTTAGAGCCACATTGAATGAAATTTCCGACGTATGTAAGGTCGATCTCATTCAAGCGGAGCTTGCGTTAAGGATCTTGCAAGGCTTTGAACCCGCCGGTATTGGAGCTAGAAATTTAAGAGAATGTCTGCTGCTTCAAGTCCAGTCCCTGTCGCAATGTTTTCCATTAGTTTCCTTATTAATTCGTAGTCATTTGAAAGATGTTGCCGATTACCGAATTCATAAATTGTCGAAGATTTTGCAGGTGAGCGCACAAGAAATTCAGGCTGCGATTGAAGTGATCAAAGGATTAAATCCTAGACCCGGCGCAGCCTTTCACATAGAAGCTATTCATTATATCATACCCGAGGTCATCATTGAAAAGACTGATGAACAGCTCGTAGTGATGATTCATCAAGCAGCGGCGCCCCGTCTTTCGCTTAATGGATATTACAAACAAATGGGGAAGGAGAGCGGCGGCAATATGGAGGCAACAAAGTTCCTTTCGAGTAAATTAAATTCAGCGATGTTCTTCCTGAAGTGTTTGGAGCAAAGACGAAAAACCATTTTTCGAGTAGCGCAAGCCATTGTGGAGGAACAGACCGAGTTTTTTTGGAAGGGAGCGTCCTATCTCAAACCAATGACTTTGAAACATATTGCCGATAAACTCAGTGTGCATGAATCTACAGTCAGCCGCGCAACGTCTGGCAAATATGCCCAAACACCATGGGGCATCTTCGAGCTGAAGTACTTCTTTCCCTCCGGTTTGCAAATGGACCTTGGAGATTCAGTGTCCTCGGAGCGAATAAAAACGAGAATAAAGGAATGGATACATGGGGAAAACCGCGCCAAACCTTACTCCGACCAGCAGCTGACAGAGCTTATGATTCAGGAAGGCTTCCAAATATCTCGCCGTACGGTAACCAAATATCGGGAGGAGTTAGGCATTTCTTCTTCACTGAGAAGGAAACGCATATAG
- a CDS encoding peptidase: protein MPNQNAGLQKQIHEWMRLHREEGTCFLQKMVRIPSTQGNEKEAQNLIAEKFRELKLDVDVWEPDGVALETHPYFCSPRNRFTGSPNVVGVMKGAGGGRSILLNGHIDVVPEGNREQWQDDPFSGNVVDGKLYGRGATDMKGGNASLLLAVEAIQSLGIKLKGDVIVQSVIEEESGGVGTLAAIMKGYRADAALIPEPTNLRIFPKQQGSMWFRIEVKGRSAHGGTRYEGVSAIEKSMIVMQHIRELEEQRNARISDPLYAQNPIPIPINIGVIQGGNWPSSVPDTVKLEGRMGVAPEEKLDEAKAEMARWMKGLKGKDPWFEAHPVAVEWFGARWVPGSVDPEHDLMQVLMEQYREVKQEEPTIEASPWGTDGGLLTQLGETPCIVFGPGITQVAHYPDEHIVLDHVFEAAEIIALTLIHWCGLDGMEA, encoded by the coding sequence TTGCCCAATCAGAACGCCGGACTGCAAAAGCAAATTCATGAGTGGATGAGGCTTCATCGTGAAGAAGGAACCTGTTTTCTGCAGAAGATGGTCAGAATCCCCAGCACGCAAGGCAATGAGAAGGAGGCCCAGAACTTAATAGCCGAAAAATTCCGAGAGTTGAAACTAGACGTTGATGTATGGGAGCCGGATGGTGTGGCTCTTGAAACCCATCCTTATTTTTGTTCCCCTAGAAATCGTTTTACGGGCAGTCCCAATGTAGTGGGTGTCATGAAAGGGGCTGGAGGGGGACGTTCTATCCTACTCAATGGTCATATAGATGTTGTTCCGGAAGGAAATCGAGAGCAATGGCAAGATGATCCTTTTAGCGGTAATGTGGTGGACGGGAAGCTTTATGGACGCGGGGCGACAGATATGAAAGGCGGAAACGCCTCACTTCTTCTTGCTGTGGAGGCTATTCAGAGTCTTGGCATTAAGCTGAAGGGCGATGTTATTGTCCAAAGTGTCATTGAAGAGGAAAGCGGAGGGGTAGGGACACTCGCTGCGATTATGAAGGGATATCGGGCAGATGCGGCACTTATTCCAGAGCCTACCAATTTACGCATATTTCCGAAGCAGCAGGGTTCTATGTGGTTCCGGATTGAGGTCAAAGGCCGTTCTGCCCATGGCGGAACCAGGTATGAAGGGGTTAGTGCCATTGAGAAAAGCATGATCGTGATGCAGCATATCCGGGAGCTTGAGGAGCAAAGAAATGCTCGGATCTCGGATCCTTTGTACGCTCAAAACCCCATTCCTATCCCTATTAATATAGGCGTCATTCAAGGAGGGAATTGGCCTTCATCCGTACCGGACACGGTTAAGTTAGAGGGTAGAATGGGCGTTGCTCCTGAGGAAAAGCTTGATGAGGCTAAGGCGGAAATGGCCCGGTGGATGAAAGGGCTTAAGGGAAAAGACCCTTGGTTTGAAGCGCATCCGGTTGCTGTTGAATGGTTTGGAGCCCGGTGGGTGCCAGGCAGCGTGGATCCAGAGCATGATTTGATGCAGGTTCTGATGGAGCAATATCGGGAAGTTAAGCAAGAAGAACCTACGATTGAGGCATCGCCATGGGGAACAGACGGCGGTTTGCTGACGCAGCTGGGCGAAACGCCATGTATTGTTTTTGGCCCAGGCATCACGCAAGTGGCCCATTATCCTGACGAGCACATTGTGCTGGACCATGTGTTTGAGGCAGCGGAGATCATCGCGTTGACCCTGATTCATTGGTGTGGTTTGGATGGAATGGAGGCATAG
- a CDS encoding aspartate aminotransferase family protein, translated as MKREHLIKPVLDHHYPTILYGKGVFLYDDQGKAYMDASSGAVTAGIGHGVQEIVDAMLEQASKVSFVYRSQFTSEPAEKLAKKLSDLAPGNDYWAFFVNSGSEATETAMKIAIQHWQEKGRHGKNKVISRRMSYHGITMGALSMSGHVPRRRRFIPLLEDFPVVVPPYCYRCPLGKIYPDCKLSCAEDLETAIKRIGAEHIAAFIAEPIIGAAGGAIVPPNGYYKKIKEICDRNEILFIADEVMTGIARTGAMFCMQHFGVEPDLIALGKGMSAGYTPMAAALVKDHVMEPILQGSKSIMSGHTYSANPQSAAISLAVLAYIEKHQLVRAAEIKGSYLLSQMRQMADQIEIIGDVRGQGLLLAIEFVSDRTDKLPFPSGLGVTSRIVEKAFQKSLLVYPAAGAVDGAGDAIIVAPPFVITEEEMDQLVRILDESIREVMVEITRFVLEEI; from the coding sequence ATGAAGCGTGAGCATTTAATCAAGCCGGTTTTGGATCACCATTATCCCACCATTCTATATGGAAAAGGCGTCTTTTTGTACGATGATCAAGGCAAAGCCTATATGGACGCCTCGTCGGGGGCTGTGACAGCGGGAATCGGGCACGGGGTTCAAGAAATCGTCGATGCCATGCTGGAGCAGGCGAGTAAGGTCTCTTTTGTTTACCGCTCCCAGTTTACCAGTGAACCAGCGGAAAAACTGGCGAAGAAGTTAAGTGATTTGGCGCCAGGCAATGATTACTGGGCTTTCTTTGTGAACAGCGGATCCGAAGCAACGGAAACAGCGATGAAGATTGCCATCCAGCACTGGCAAGAGAAGGGACGTCATGGAAAAAATAAAGTTATTTCAAGACGAATGAGCTATCACGGTATAACGATGGGCGCTCTTTCGATGTCAGGCCATGTCCCTAGAAGAAGACGATTCATTCCGTTATTGGAGGACTTTCCGGTCGTCGTTCCCCCTTATTGTTATCGCTGTCCGCTGGGCAAAATCTATCCGGACTGCAAGCTCTCGTGTGCGGAGGATTTGGAAACAGCCATTAAACGGATAGGAGCCGAACATATCGCTGCATTTATTGCTGAGCCGATCATAGGAGCGGCAGGAGGTGCCATTGTACCCCCCAATGGATATTACAAGAAGATCAAGGAGATCTGTGACCGGAATGAAATCTTATTCATCGCCGATGAGGTCATGACGGGCATTGCTCGTACAGGAGCTATGTTCTGTATGCAGCATTTTGGCGTCGAACCGGATCTGATAGCTCTAGGAAAAGGCATGAGCGCCGGATATACGCCAATGGCAGCAGCTTTGGTCAAGGATCACGTGATGGAACCAATTTTGCAGGGATCCAAAAGCATCATGTCCGGCCATACTTACAGCGCAAATCCGCAATCGGCGGCCATTTCACTGGCGGTTCTCGCCTATATCGAAAAGCATCAGTTAGTCAGGGCAGCAGAGATCAAAGGCAGCTATTTGCTGAGCCAGATGCGCCAAATGGCAGACCAGATCGAGATCATCGGCGATGTAAGGGGCCAAGGACTTCTTCTGGCTATTGAATTTGTTTCCGATCGGACCGACAAGCTGCCGTTTCCATCGGGGCTGGGTGTCACCTCTCGAATCGTCGAAAAAGCTTTTCAAAAAAGTCTCCTTGTATATCCTGCGGCAGGCGCTGTGGACGGGGCAGGGGATGCCATTATAGTGGCGCCTCCTTTTGTGATTACAGAAGAAGAAATGGACCAGCTCGTGCGGATTTTGGATGAATCCATTCGGGAAGTCATGGTTGAGATTACCCGATTCGTTTTGGAGGAGATATGA